The sequence below is a genomic window from Ruminococcus albus AD2013.
GCTTTTCTTTATCTTTTGTTTCCTACGATTTTATAACTTTAAAGACCAGCGACAGACAAAATCAAATTGGCGTACTTCTGTTATTATCATTTAAAATCACGGAATACATTTTTGAACACCGTGAATCAGTTCAACCACGGAAACCGTTTTTGATTACCGTGAAATAACATAACGGAAGTAATAACCATGAGCAGATACACAAGTGAACAGACCGCATACAGCCAACTGAAAAAGAAATACGTTCCGCTGTGGAGACTGGACACCAATACCGTGACTGTCACCCACTTCAACATTGGCACTCAAACCGAGGAGTGCAAGACATATAACACCGATTTCATCAGGTATCATCTTCATTTCTCTGACAGCCATTGTCCCGACAGGCTTCGCAGGCTCGTAAACGAGGGCAAGATCATTCAGTACCTTGATGATATAGAGCAGAAAGACAGCGAAGCTATCTCACGCCAGGTAGAGCTTTGGAAGCAGACCGATAGTTGCTATCAGAAAGCTGTCCTCAACAGTGATGCCGAGAAGATGCTCGGTCTGGAGAAATGCTTCGTCTATATGGCGAGAGAAGTGGTGTTTGAGTGTATGGTTTATATCTGAGATCAGACGGCTATGCCTTCGAATGCAGACAATTAATTGTGACTTGTTACTATTATTGCAGAGGATATATTGACAATATATTAATATTATGCTATAATAATGTTGATATTATGTAGTATATTGTTATTTTGATGTACATTATAAAGGAGTATAAAATGGCACTTACAAAATATGAATCGTATTATAATTCTATAAAAACATATATTGGTGAAATTAGAAAGGATAATGAGTATAACAATGACTCTTTAGCTTTTGCACACTGGTATTTGAAAAATCATTTTAATCTTAGTGATCAGCAAGTCTCGGAAGCAATAATTGACGGTGCTGATGATTTAGGAATTGATGCTATTATATTTGACGATACAAATAATTCTTTATATGTATTTCAATTCAAATTTCCAAGTAAATCTGATAATACTAATTCAGAAATAGTACAAGGAGATATCTTAAAAACCTTTAATGGATTTAATACATTAATCGATAACGGGATTCCATATCTTGGCACTAACACGAGATTTAGAGAATTCAAGGAACAGATTAATGATACTTTTATTGATGAATACAAAATGTTTTTTGTTAGCTTTAATAAAGGTATTATTGCTAACGAAACAATTATAGACAACAATAAGAAACTATTTAAAAACAATTATGGAAATGATTTAAATGTAATCATTCATAATAGAGATGTTATTTCTAGTATATATGAAAAGATAAACAGAAAAAATAACATAACCATTTCTTTGAAGTATAAACAGATCCAATCAGCTTATAATGTTGCTTCGAGAGAAATTGATTCCTATGTAGGTTTTGTTAATTGTAAAGATTTAGTTTCAGCTATTACAGAACACATCTCAACAATTTTTGACGAAAACATTCGTTTATACGAATATAACTCAACCGTAAACAATGGAATATATAGAACTGCAACATCATCAAGCGAATCAGATATGTTCTATTTTTATAATAATGGAATAGTATTTATTTGTGATAAAACGCGTAATAGCCCTGCATCTAATGAGATAATACTTGAAGGAGCTTCAGTTGTTAACGGCTGCCAATCGTTAAATGTTTTGTATAATGCACATAATGATGAGAAACTTTCAGACGATGCATGTGTGTTAATACGTATTATACAAATTGCCGATTTTAATCAAAGAAGACAGATTACTGAATTTCTTAATTCTCAGACACCAATAAGAGATAGCTATTTCATATCAAATCACCATGCTATAAGAAATCTGCAAGAACAATTACTCAAAAAAGGTTACTTCCTTGAAAGACAAATCAACGAGTATAAATACAAAAAGGAACATGGCGATTCACTATCATATGGAGATGATATCATTGTTCTGCAACTAGAAGAAGTTTTACAATATTTCACCGGATATTGGATCAATAATTCCGCTAGTGCAGCTAAGCGCGGAAAAGGTTCATTATTTGATAAAAATAAAATAGATGAATTGCTTTCGCAAATCAATGCAGATAAAGTAATAGAAGCTGTAAATACTTATCACGATATATCAAGTGTATTAACTATGTACCGAAAAACAAGACGTAACGATGAGAAAACGGAGTTCTCTTCATATCTTGGAATTAGCCAACAAGAGCTACTAGATCACATTGATGAATACAGATTTATGAATACAGGAGATATTCTTTTGCTGAATGTTGTTTCAAATTTAAAACGACAATATGAAAAACTTGGTTTACAAAATATCACTATAAAGGATTTGATTATTGATTCTATAAATATAGTGAAAGGTATAGCATCTAAGTCTAGCGTAACTAATATGGCTGCGTTCACAAAAAACACTAGTGTATTTTCAGAAGCACAAACTAAAGTAAGTAAATTGAACCAAAGATATGCCATAGAGCAAGAAGAAGCATCAACGATGTGTTCTTAAACGAAAAATGAAAAAAGGCAACAAAGGGGCTGTTGCAGCCCCTTTTTATTTTTACGGATAGTTTATCGTTGCCGTAGTATGATATCACCAAATCGATTTTTTATGGACATAAAAGCAAGACCATGTATGAAAAATAAATTTCTACATGGTCTTGCTTTTTGGTAAAGAGCGTATTATTTATGAAGAAACAGCCGCCTTATGGCTATTTTTTCTTTTTCTTACTGAAATATTGCTCAAGGAGCTTTTCAGTGAGTTCATCAAGTTCATTTTCCGTCATTTTTATCCCGTATTTTTCAGAAATAGAACAGTAAACCTTGTTTTTATAGGGACCTTTTGACTTTGGCTTGTCCGGAACAGTCAGCATTTCCAGGATCTCATCAGCTGTAATTTCATCTGCAAGCTCGTTTATATAATCTCTGAGTTTTATAGCAGTTACTCTCGTCAGAGAGAGCTTGTTTTCTGAAAGAACATTATACAGTTCTCTCTGAATATCTTCAGAAAATCCCTTGATGTATTCAACCGCGTTGAATTTTATTATCTCGTCATCCACGAGATACTGAAGTTCAGGTATCAGCTTTTCGACATTTATATACCTGTATATAGTTTTCCTTGAAACGCCGAACTTTTTTGCTATCTCTTCTGCGGTCAAGTCTTCATCGTCTCTCATTTTGAAGTACTTTGAAAAGATCTTTGCGTATTCGCTCGGGTATGTTTTATCTCGCTGGATATTGCTTTCAGACACGGCTTTATAAACAATATCCTCAGTATAGTTCTTAACTATACATGGAACCTTCAGCTGACCGATAAGCTTAGCTGCTTCAAGTCTGTGATGTCCGGAAATTATTTGATATATATCTCCCTTACTGATAACAGTCAGGGGGCTGACAATACCAATATCTTTAGCACTTTCTGCTATTTGTTCAACTCTTTTCTGGTTGATCTTGAATGGTTGTTCGTTTCCGTTTTCATCTGAGTAAGGAACCAGCCTGGAAATATCGACTTGTATTACTGTTTCCTTGCCTCCGCTCCATAAATCTGTGTAGCTTTTTTCGAGTCCCTCGGGTATATTATCTTCGACTTTATCTTCGACAGCTTTTTGAGCATTTTTCATTGCTTTAAAATCAATTTTAGCCATTTTATGTTCTCCTCATCCGAATCATTTTATTTTTTCAATGACTTCTTTTGTAAGCTTAAGGAAAGTCTTTCCGAGGGTGGATTTTTTATCGAATACATTCGATTTTTTATTAAACACAGCCTGTTCTGTCTGAGCAGGGCAAAATGGTATAACAGTCTTAAACGTTATATTTGTATATTCCTCGCGAATTGATTCTGCAAGGGATGTGCTGACATTTGTTCGCTGCGTTTTATTCAGGAGAATACCAAGCACTTTGAGTTTCTTATTTGTGCTATTATTGATCGAAGATACCTTATCAAGCATCTTATCCAGACCCATATAGGCATATATTCCGCTTTCTACGGGTATAATTACGTAATCACTTGCATTCATTGCATTTGACACGAGAAGATCAAGCAATGTACGGCAGTCTATAAGTATATAATCATACTGTTTATATATGTCATTTGAAAGCAATTTTTTGATAACATAGTTATAATCCGGATCATTTGACATTATTGATGTAATGTTTGTAAGCATATCAGAAGCCGGTATGTAGTCAATACCAGTTTCATTATGCCTTATAGCTGAAGCGTGGTCAGTCTCAATCCCTGCCACAGAATTATATATAAGTTCGGCTATGGTAATTTTGCCGTCTTTTATATGTCCCAGCGTTAAACTTGTATTCTGCTGCTGATCGAGATCAATAACCAGAACTTTCTTGCCAAGGCTGGCAAGTCCTCCGGCAAGATTTATGGTAGTTGTAGTCTTTCCGACACCACCTTTTTCGTTGCAGATAGAAATGGTAATAGCCATGATATAATACATCCTTTCTGTGTCACGCGTGACACATGTATAATTAAAGATCATTCTTTCTTATTATTGAAATGACCTGTTATAATTATTATAGCAGATTTTTCAAAAAATAAAAAATTATATATAGTTATTTTTTTTATGTGTCACGCGTGACACATGGATAATAGACCGGGCATTTGTCTTTACTGAGTTTAAATGCCTTTTGATTTTTGACACATAACCATTTTTTACGTACCAAAATTTTTATATAATTTTTATGATTTGCTGCACGAGCCCCACAACCTTAACGTTTGTAAGCTCGGAACCTTCAATGATCATTGGCGGGTATTCGGGATTATACGAGGTCAGTATCAGACGGTCGCGGTTAAAGTCCACGCGCTTTACTATCGTATTCTCGCCAATCATGACAATTGCTATCTTGCCGTTATCAACGTGGTTTTGCCTGTGGACGACTATTGTATCGCCGTCCTCGATCTTCGGACTCATAGATTGTTCTCTTACAGTAACGCAAATAGTGTTTTTCACATCGCTGTCATTTTCTATATATAACGGGAGATGTCCGGAAATATCACTGCTGTCATACGTTTTGAAGCCTGCATCTATACTATTATAGACGGGTATCATGTGGATTTTCTCTCGGGAGAGGATGTTATGTGCAGGGGAATTTTCCCAACCCATGAGATAAGATGGTGTCAGATCCAGAATTTCAGCTATTTTAACTACTTGACTTTTTGGAATATCTCTTCCACCTGTCTCGATCTTGTTTATTGATGATCGTGATTTATAGCCAAGTTTTCCTGCTAATTCTGTTTGCGACAGCCCTTTTTTTATTCTGGCTTCCTTTATTCGCTCTCCTATGGTTTCCGTCACTATCACCCCTATTTATAATATCACATGTCGTCGATTATGTCAACAATAATTAACTAAGTGTAAAGTAATCTTGTAATTGTAGACAAGATAGACAGCCTAAATTCACGTCCTCTTTACTAAACAGATAGGAATTTTATTATGTGTCACGCGTGACACACAGCGAAAAACACCTAATATTATCTTGTCCTGACATTCTCCGTGTGGTATCGCTTGCTTTTTTAGTATTATTATCTTGTTTCTCATTACTATATATCATTGTGTGAGTGCCTATTTTGTAAGGAAATCCACCACATTAATAACCTTGATCCCATCCTCATCCATCGGGATTTCGTCCATTGTGACGATGTATTTGGGGTAATTATCATGGATCCTCTTCAATGGAGCGATCTCTCTTGCAAAGGTTTCTTCACTCAAAACTGTTGCTGCCACTTGAAAGTAGGCTTTTTCGCCGTCTTTTTCTGCAACAAAATCTATCTCCAGCTCTCCGAGCTTACCAACACTGACGTGATATCCTTTTCTGGTCAGTTCGAGATAAACGATGTTTTCAAGAATGTGACCAATATCCCGATTTCGGTTGCCAATAAGCAGATTGCGAAGTCCGACATCAACAATGTAGTATTTTTCAAGAGATTTTAAATGCTGCTTCCCTTGTACATCGTATCTTCCTACTTTATATAGGATAAAAGCTTCACACAACGCGGTGACATAGTTTTCGACGGTCAGGGATGTTGTTTTTCGACCGAATGAGGTTAAACTATCTGCAATTTTTTTAGAGGAAACTATATTACCAACATTATCAAACAGGAATTTGACGATGCTTTCCAGAAGTTCAATGTCATTGATCCTTCTCCTTGCAGCTACGTCCTTCAATAAAACAGTGTGATAGATTCCATCAAGATAATCTCGACGAATCTCTTCATCTTCTATCTGTGAAGCATACGGAAAACCTCCGGTTGTGAAGTATTTTTTCCAAGCACTCCTGACGTCGCCGCCAACCAATTCTGCATACTCTGAAAATGATAGTGGCAGCATCGGTACTTCCACATATCTTCCGGATAAAAGTGTTGCAAGTTCGCCGGATAACATATGTGCATTGGAACCGGTGATATAGATATCCACATTGTCTTTTAGGAACAGTGAGTCCACGGCTTTCTGGAAGTCAGAAACTGCTTGTATTTCATCTAAGAAAATGTATGTTTTCCTGTCGGTAAGCAACCTTTCAGTGATATATTGATACAAGGCGTGGTATTCCAATAAATAATCGAATGAGATGTCCTCAAAATTGATTGAAATAATTTGTTCCTCAACGACTCCGTTTTCCAGAAGATATCGTTCAAATTGTTTCAGAAGCGTTGACTTTCCACATCTGCGAACGCCGGTAACAACCTTAATGATTTTTTTATCTCTCAAGCGAATCAGCCTGTCAAGATATTGTTTACGCAGAACCATTGTATCATCTCCTTAGTTTTTAGTATACCACAAAAATATCCTTTTAGTCAATAGTTTTTTAAGTATACTAAAAAAACTCTGGTAATCGTTCGAGAACGTATCTGAAGTTTTAACTTCGACTTTTTCGATTGAATGTTTTGCGGCGAAATACTGTGATTTTGAGTAGTGTGAGTATATAATCAATGTCTTTATCAAATTGGTCGTGACGATCAGCGTAGAGAAATGAGTAATTCCCGCATCACCGGTATGCGGGGGTATTCTTATTCGACAATAATTTAGTGAGAGAAAAATGCTTTTTCATCTGTTTCTTTCCGGGAATATCCACCACGCTGATACTGCGGCTACGATGATATATGCCACTTTCGGGCAGAACCCGCCGAGGCATGACGCTAATGTATAGGTAACAATGCTGATAATGTTGCGCGGACCAAGCTTGAAGTCCTTTGCCGTTCCGTTTTCACGGGCGATGAGATATATCAGAAGGTGGATCGTCAGGCAAGCCAGCAGCATATCCAGAAAGTACAATGATACGGGAGCAAAAGCAGTTGGGTGCGCACCTATCCAGGCGGTTGTGAATGGAATGAATGACATAACGAACATCCATGCGATATTGCACCAGAGTATCGGATAATTTACAGTCTTAACATCGTGAAAAATGATGTGATGATTTACCCAGTAGATCGCCACAAACACAAAGCTGAGCAGATACGCAAGCAGTGTTGGCGCAAGATCAAAAAGATCGCTGAGCTTGTCACCCGCAGGCTGTTTTAATTCCAGAACCATGATAGTAATAATGATTGCCAGCACTCCATCGCTAAACGCTTCAAGTCTGTTTTTCTCCATAGCTGAAACCTCCTATCTCTGTTTTCACAGCCGTTATATATTATAATATGTAACTTTTATTTATTCCTTGATTTTGTCTTGATATCTTCAAGCATAGCTTCTATTTTTCCATCCTTGCCGTCTTTGCTCATGTTCTTCAGCTTAAATCCTTTTCTTTCATAGAAACCGTTCCTGATTTCGATATCCTTTTCTTCATCTATATCTACGTAGGAAAGCATACCGATGAGTTTAATAGGTATAGACGGAGATTTTTTCTTTTCTTCATCTTTAAGAAAAGAAACCATACTATCTAATAAGAGGGAACCGTATCCTTTCCCTCTGTAATCATAAAAAGAAACTCTGCTATGAAATTCGTCGATTCTAACTGTTGTTTCCTCTACAGAATAATCGATTGAAGCTTCTATGTATGGGATTTTACTTTTACCACAGAGTTCAGTTTGATGTTTAATACTATAATACATATCAGAATTGATGGCATACAATTCAATTTCTCCGCCGTTGTTTATCAGCGTATTCAAATTCAGGGGATAACTTCGCAAAGAATCATTTGAAACTTCTTTTCGTCTGTCTACCAATATTACTATTGTATCACGACCATTTTCCGAAGCTTCACTGTTTTTGTCCTTTATATTAGTAATAGTACAAAGCCTGTAATTTTTGTGAGCAGCCAATAACTCACATACCTTTTTATATGTTTGGATCGTATCAAGGTGTTCTTTCTTTTCTTCAACAAGTTTATCTACTATTTTACTATACGAACTCAACATATCGCATTGTACGGCCCATTCTGAACTTGATAATATCTTCATGTTTCTTCCTTTATCCGCAATTATACTCTTCTACGTTTCCGTTAAGATAATCATCAAAGCTTATCTGCATCTCATCTATTGAATAGGTTTTAGATGATGTTATACTTGCTGCTCCATAGTGATAAGGAGAACTCGTAGCTTTTGTCCCGTCCTTCAAAGCATATCCTGTAATTTCTTCGAGAATTTTTTCAGGTTTTAATGCCGGAATCTTACTGTCCCTGAAATATACAGGCTTTTTTGCTACAATAAGATCCAGTTTCATTCTTTTAGCCTGACACATCTGAACAGCATTTTCAAGGTCGGAATAATACATTTCAGAGGCGTCTCTCAGATCGGAAGGTTTTAGCTCTATTACTTTAAAGATAAATGTTATCTGTTTTATTATCTGCGCCGCTTTTATATTATCGAATTCATTACGGAGAATATATTCGATGCCGGGAACAGACAATGCAGAAATGTACCCTTCGGTCAGACCAATCTCACAGCATTTCCATATTTTTGATGAGACGACAAAGTGTTCGGGGCGTTTACAAAGCACGTCAAGAATTGTTCCCGTATCAACTAAGATCTTCATGATCTGTCCTTTCTGCATGAATAGCCTTGTCCTCATAATCATTCTGCAAGATTCCCATAAGAGAATCAGTGAGGAAAGAAATGCTGGCATCATAGGGGATAAGTCTTGCAACTTCTTTTCCATTTTTTAGGATTATTACCTCATCCCCCTGCTGAACAGCTTGAAGATACTTGCTGAAATTAAGCTGCATATCTGTGGCAGTCGCTATCATCATATGTTTTCCTCCGTTTCTTTCTCGTTCATTATACCACTTTATAGGGGAAAAGTCAATGAAAGTGATTTGTGTCACGCGTGACACATTCTAAGTAAGGAAATGAGAAAATCTTCCTTTTAAATAATTATAAGAATAGTTGTAGTATTGTTGGTATAATATAGAACATTAAAAGAACTAAAAGAACTAGCCCTATAATTATATTTCTCTGGGAACGAATTCTATATGCAATTTTAAATAGAGCAGTATTCTCTTCTCGAAGTTCAGACAGAGCGTGATTTAGTTCGTTTATTTTATTATCTTTTTCTGCCAGCAACAATTCGTGCTTTCTCGTATTTTCTTTTATCATTTCCTTTACAAAGTCCCCGATTTCGTTTATTTTGGGATTTTCTAAATCATATTTTTTAATAACTTCAAACCTTTCGCCTATTATTTCTTTGCCATCACAGAAATATTCCTGATCATCCAGTAACCTTAAAATAAATAAACTGCCTCCATAACATTCCTTGACTACTTCATTGAAAGCCTTGAATAAAGTATCACCAGACATTGCAAATAATCCTGCAACTCCTAATTCATCAAAGATGATATTTCCGTTTTCAAGTTGTTTTTCATAATCTATCCATTTAGCGTTATATGAATCCCTCAAAGAAGATTTCAACGGAGTTTTGCTATAAAACTTATAATAATATTTATCATTGTACTTTTTACCCGGCATATAGTTTTTATTTTTATATTTTTTAAGTGCAGACATTAAAGTGTTTTCGGAATTTTCAATTATAAACAGCATCATAGCTTCAATAAAATATTTCACGGAGGGTTCATCATTGATGCTAAACAAAAATATACGTTCTCGGATTTCCTGTAAAGATACTTCATTTGTAACGATCACTCTATATTTCTCTTCTTTGTAAAGAGCTATCAGCTCACAACGTTCTTCCGTGCAAGAAAATCGACAGCGTGAAAGCTGCTTTATTGCATATTTAAATAGGCTTGTGCTTCGATCATCTCTTTGTTGAAACAAATCTTTAAGTATTACTTGTTCCATAAAATTTCTCCTTCGCTCAATAGTTTATATAAATAATTATAACATACTTGAGAAAAAAATCAACATGCAGTTGGTACTGTGTCACGCTTGACACAGTACTATTGTAATGATGATTCAAGTAGTTCTTTTAGATACTTTCTTTTACCTTCATTATTTCTATATAAAAAAGATGGACAGATATCATATCCGTCCATCTTTGCTTATTAACATTTTTTTATCAGATACCTTAAACAATGCTACGTTTAGGGACAATACTGCAGTGGTTTTTTTCAAATGTAAAAATAATTATTGAGGATGTGGTATCTGTAGATTATGCTTTTCTTTCCCCATGTCCATCTGCATGAAAATTCCATATTCCGTGATTAGGGATGAAATAGTTCATCCTATTTTTGAGCATTATGCCGTCCTTATCAAAATAATACCATTTGTCATTATAAAATAAAAATTGATTAGCATACATAATTCCGCTATTCCCTAAATAGTACCAATCAGATTTTTTAGGACTTATTTTCTTTTCAAGCCATCTTCCGGAATACATATCTCCATTTACTGTATCAAAATAGTACCAGTAACCTGTTATTTTTTCCCAACCAGTTGCCATTACGCCGTTCCATTTTAAATAATACCATTTTCCTTTACTTTGTATCCATTTGCTTCTTGCTTTATAACCACCAATGTAATAATACCAATTATCGCCCTCTTTAACCCAGCCTGATTTGGCCTGTGCAGCTGAGGCTGTTATTTGACAGTTAGGTGCAAGAGAATCAGTATTTTCTACAAATCCGAGTGACGGTGCTGTAACAATGGCTAAAGCCAGTATTGCGCTCAGTAGCTTTTTTTTTCATATCTAGGACTCCTATTCATAAAATATTGGGTATTACCAAAAATATCCTTAGTGATTATATCACAAAATTTCAAATAAGTCAATATATTTATTTAAATTGTTTACTATAATCTTGTAAGATGTATAAGTGTTTTATTTGCAATTTAGATTGAAAATGAAACTATAAAATGATATAATGAAAATAAACCTAAATGTCATTACTTTATAGTATGTTATACAATAAGAATGGAGGAAATGAAAATGGGCGTTTGGTTCACCAATGATGTGTATGTTGACATGACAGAATTAAATATCTATTATAATAGCACTCATAACGTAAAAAAAATTACAGACGGATATCAATGCAACCTTATTAAAGCTTTTTATAATAATCCAAATGAAGTGATTGGCTACGATCAATTAGTAGAAGAAATATGGGGAGAGTCTAACGTTAACGGTAATGGAAAAGAAAACCTTTACGCTCCTATTAAAAAACTTAGAAATTTAATAGGAGATGAAGAAAATCATTTTATAGAAAATTCTCGTAAAGTTGGATATATGTTAAAGGCCCCTGTTCAAAAAGCTCCACCTGAATGGATATTTAAAACTCCTAACAGCAGCATCGACATCAAAAATAACATTTACATTTCAACTCGAAAAGAGCTGGATAACCTTGACGGAGAATACTCGCTGAAAAATCGTATGCTTGATGCATCGCATATCATCCAAATATGTTATGCAGGCACAACGTTTCTGGCATCAGGCCGTATTGGAAGAAACTATGAAGAAACCTGGCAAGAATATTTTAGAAGCGCTTTGAGTGGTAAAAGAATAGATCTTGTATTAGCGAATCCGGAATCTGATCAGATGCGTGAGATGATAAACTATAAGCTACGTCCACGCTATTCAGCGGATAATGTTGATCGCACAAATCCGTTTCAGTATAACTTCACACGACTAATGGTAATAATGAATTTAATCAAAGACGGAGTTATAAAAGATGCTGATTTTAATGTATATCTGGCTGATTTTGCTTTATCTAATGCTTATCTGCAGTGTAAGTTCCCTGATGATAAATCTGACAAAGAAACGATCAAGGTTGATATGTATATTCCGCTTTTTTCTAAATATAAGATTGATAAAGACGGAACGTACTATATTCCTGATGATGAATGGGCTGATGATGATCGTCCAAGCTTTATAGTTTGCAAGAATAAACAGCCTGAACTTTACGCTCATCTATCCATGAATATTGATGATATACTTCATAACTGCGAGGATAACGGTAATCAGGTCATTAAAAGGGGAGTCTTTAAAGATGGCTGGGAACAGAAATTCATTGATTATTCCAATGGCAAATTTACCAGACCTTTTAAAAAAGATGAGATCCTTAAAGGCCTTTTATAAAAACTTATTTGAATTGATGCATTGATACAATAATGAGGTACTTATATGTATTATTCAGATGAAGTATTTAAAGAATTTATGTTTTGTGACGAAATATTAGTTCCTCTCTGTTATATGCCGGGCAAATTTGAAATTAATAATATGTGTGATACAGACGAAAATGCATTGAAAATATTATACAGTTACAGATCTAATATGTATACGTATGATCATCCATTAACTGGACAACAAGTAATCAAACACATCAAAACGGAAGATTCAGAATTTCGCTTATTTGCGACATACAATGAGGATAGCAAATTGAAATATCTTGAATTATGCGGGGATGACTACAAACCGGGTTTACTGTTATTTATAGGTTATGAGAACATCAAAGAAGCTAAAGCGGCTGTTTTTGATTTCGCAAAGCATTCAGGAAAAATGATATCACAGACTCTGCTTCAGCGGAACGAAAAGTTTGCCAGACTGTTCTTGGAATCCTATTATGATGTAGATCTTTTTGGCTTTGAGATCATGTATTACGATGTACAAAGCGGTGCCCCTGAGGATATGCACATGCTGCTGGAAAATCCGGAAAAACATCATAAGGCTATTGATAATGACTATAATTATCCTCTGAATAATCGCATATTTTGTGATGTTGGTACTTTAGAAATTCTACTGAGATGTGCTCCCAAAGAAGTTTCCGAGGAACTTTTTGAAATATATTCAAGTACAATAACAGGAATAATCAAGTCGAAAGTCGTTGATAAGCTTGATAAGACAGATGATTTTAAACTCATCGTTACTAACAGCAGATATGCGAGCAGAGATAATTAGTATATTTTTATAATCTATAAATCAAACCGGTTTAATATAAGAAAAGATTCTATAGAGAACTTAGCGCTACATAATTAGCGTTAGGTTCTTTTTTGTTTTTAGTAAAAACAGTAAAAGTATTATATGTAAGAAAAGTGGTAAGAAATAGTGTTGTTGTGGTCAGAT
It includes:
- a CDS encoding AIPR family protein, translated to MALTKYESYYNSIKTYIGEIRKDNEYNNDSLAFAHWYLKNHFNLSDQQVSEAIIDGADDLGIDAIIFDDTNNSLYVFQFKFPSKSDNTNSEIVQGDILKTFNGFNTLIDNGIPYLGTNTRFREFKEQINDTFIDEYKMFFVSFNKGIIANETIIDNNKKLFKNNYGNDLNVIIHNRDVISSIYEKINRKNNITISLKYKQIQSAYNVASREIDSYVGFVNCKDLVSAITEHISTIFDENIRLYEYNSTVNNGIYRTATSSSESDMFYFYNNGIVFICDKTRNSPASNEIILEGASVVNGCQSLNVLYNAHNDEKLSDDACVLIRIIQIADFNQRRQITEFLNSQTPIRDSYFISNHHAIRNLQEQLLKKGYFLERQINEYKYKKEHGDSLSYGDDIIVLQLEEVLQYFTGYWINNSASAAKRGKGSLFDKNKIDELLSQINADKVIEAVNTYHDISSVLTMYRKTRRNDEKTEFSSYLGISQQELLDHIDEYRFMNTGDILLLNVVSNLKRQYEKLGLQNITIKDLIIDSINIVKGIASKSSVTNMAAFTKNTSVFSEAQTKVSKLNQRYAIEQEEASTMCS
- a CDS encoding TMEM175 family protein, with amino-acid sequence MEKNRLEAFSDGVLAIIITIMVLELKQPAGDKLSDLFDLAPTLLAYLLSFVFVAIYWVNHHIIFHDVKTVNYPILWCNIAWMFVMSFIPFTTAWIGAHPTAFAPVSLYFLDMLLACLTIHLLIYLIARENGTAKDFKLGPRNIISIVTYTLASCLGGFCPKVAYIIVAAVSAWWIFPERNR
- a CDS encoding LexA family protein — translated: MTETIGERIKEARIKKGLSQTELAGKLGYKSRSSINKIETGGRDIPKSQVVKIAEILDLTPSYLMGWENSPAHNILSREKIHMIPVYNSIDAGFKTYDSSDISGHLPLYIENDSDVKNTICVTVREQSMSPKIEDGDTIVVHRQNHVDNGKIAIVMIGENTIVKRVDFNRDRLILTSYNPEYPPMIIEGSELTNVKVVGLVQQIIKII
- a CDS encoding ParA family protein, encoding MAITISICNEKGGVGKTTTTINLAGGLASLGKKVLVIDLDQQQNTSLTLGHIKDGKITIAELIYNSVAGIETDHASAIRHNETGIDYIPASDMLTNITSIMSNDPDYNYVIKKLLSNDIYKQYDYILIDCRTLLDLLVSNAMNASDYVIIPVESGIYAYMGLDKMLDKVSSINNSTNKKLKVLGILLNKTQRTNVSTSLAESIREEYTNITFKTVIPFCPAQTEQAVFNKKSNVFDKKSTLGKTFLKLTKEVIEKIK
- a CDS encoding GNAT family N-acetyltransferase, encoding MKILSSSEWAVQCDMLSSYSKIVDKLVEEKKEHLDTIQTYKKVCELLAAHKNYRLCTITNIKDKNSEASENGRDTIVILVDRRKEVSNDSLRSYPLNLNTLINNGGEIELYAINSDMYYSIKHQTELCGKSKIPYIEASIDYSVEETTVRIDEFHSRVSFYDYRGKGYGSLLLDSMVSFLKDEEKKKSPSIPIKLIGMLSYVDIDEEKDIEIRNGFYERKGFKLKNMSKDGKDGKIEAMLEDIKTKSRNK
- a CDS encoding ParB/RepB/Spo0J family partition protein — protein: MAKIDFKAMKNAQKAVEDKVEDNIPEGLEKSYTDLWSGGKETVIQVDISRLVPYSDENGNEQPFKINQKRVEQIAESAKDIGIVSPLTVISKGDIYQIISGHHRLEAAKLIGQLKVPCIVKNYTEDIVYKAVSESNIQRDKTYPSEYAKIFSKYFKMRDDEDLTAEEIAKKFGVSRKTIYRYINVEKLIPELQYLVDDEIIKFNAVEYIKGFSEDIQRELYNVLSENKLSLTRVTAIKLRDYINELADEITADEILEMLTVPDKPKSKGPYKNKVYCSISEKYGIKMTENELDELTEKLLEQYFSKKKKK
- a CDS encoding ATP-binding protein; translation: MVLRKQYLDRLIRLRDKKIIKVVTGVRRCGKSTLLKQFERYLLENGVVEEQIISINFEDISFDYLLEYHALYQYITERLLTDRKTYIFLDEIQAVSDFQKAVDSLFLKDNVDIYITGSNAHMLSGELATLLSGRYVEVPMLPLSFSEYAELVGGDVRSAWKKYFTTGGFPYASQIEDEEIRRDYLDGIYHTVLLKDVAARRRINDIELLESIVKFLFDNVGNIVSSKKIADSLTSFGRKTTSLTVENYVTALCEAFILYKVGRYDVQGKQHLKSLEKYYIVDVGLRNLLIGNRNRDIGHILENIVYLELTRKGYHVSVGKLGELEIDFVAEKDGEKAYFQVAATVLSEETFAREIAPLKRIHDNYPKYIVTMDEIPMDEDGIKVINVVDFLTK